TCACATCGGTTCGGGGGTGTACGTGCTGGATGCGGCGGGCGTCGCGCGTCTGGGAGCCTTCCCCGACGTGATCGCCGACGACCTCTACGTGCAGCGGCTGTTCGCCCCGGCCGAGCGGTTGACGCCGGCCGACCTCACCTTCGCGGTCGAGGCCCCCGGGTCGATCCGGGCGCTGCTGGCCCGCAACACGCGCATCGCGGCCGGCAATCGCGAGCTCGCGAGCCGCTTCCCCGCCCTGGCACCGGCTTCGGGAGCGACCGGAGCGCGCTCGCTGGTGAAGAGGGTCGCCCCGCGCCCGTCGCTGTGGGCGGGCTTCGCGATCTACGCCGCGGTCTACCTGCTCGCGCACCGGCGCGCCGAGGCACTCCTGGCCGCGCACCGGCCGGTGGCGTGGAATCGCGACGACACGACGCGGCGGGCGAGCGCATGAGCGTGCCGCACAACCTCGCCCAGCGCGCCACGCGCGGCATCGCGGTCACCATGGGCGGGCTCTGGGGGCGGGCGCTGCTGCAGACGCTGTCGACCATCGTGCTCGCGCGGCTGCTGACGCCGGCCGACTTCGGTCTGATCGCGATGGTGGGTGCCGTCATGGGCATCGCCGAGCTCGTGCGCGACTTCGGCATGACCGGCGCCATCATCCAGGCGCAGAACCTCAGCGACCGCGTCTGGAAGAGCCTCATGTGGCTCTCGGCGCTGATCGGCGCCGTGCTCGCGGTCGTCGTAGCCCTGTGCGCGCCCCTGATCGCGCTGCTCTACAACGAGCCTCGGCTCGTCGGCGTCACGCTGCTGATGGCGCCCGGGGTGTTCCTCAGCGGGCTCGTCATGCCGTTGCAGGCCCGCGCGACCAAAGACCTGCGTTTCGGCACGCTCGCCACTCTCGACGTCTCGACCATGTTCTTCGGCGTGATCGTCGGCATCATCACGGCGTGGATCGGCTGGGGGTACTGGTCGCTCGTCGCCATGGCGGGGGCGCAGTTCCTCGTGCGCCTCGTCGTGCTCTGGTCGATCGTCAGACCTCAGTGGGGCCGGCCGCGGATCGTCCGCGAGACGTGGACCCTCATGGGCACCGGCGGCAGCATCTTCGGTGCCGAGCTGCTCGGCTACGCGGAGAAGAACCTCGACAACGTGATCATCGGCGCCCAGCTCGGCCCGACCGCGCTCGGACAGTACTCGCGCGCCTACGCGCTGTTCCTGCTGCCTCTGCAGCAGATGAACGGGCCGTTGGGCCGGGTCGCGCTGCCGGTGCTGAGCACGTTGCGCGAAGACGGCGAGCGGTACCGCCGCTACATCCGCAGCGCCGCGCTGGTCATCGGCTACCTCACGCTCCCCACGTACGCGGTCGCAGCCGGCGTGGCCCAGCCGCTCGTGCTGCTGCTGCTCGGTCCGAACTGGTCGGTCGCGGCCACCCTGTTCAGCCTCCTCGCGATCGCGGGCTTCGGCCAGGCGATCGGCCGCCTGCGCACCTGGGTCTACATCTCGCTCGGGCACTCCCACCGGCAGTTCGTCTACGACCTGGTCGCGCGCCCGCTCATCATCGGCGGCTACTTCTTCGGCCTGTGGTGGGGCGGGCTCAACGGCCTCGTCATCACCTACGGCGTGATGACCCTCATCCTGCTGGTGCCCGGATTCGGCTTCGCGATCCGCGGCACGTTCGTCAAGGCCGCCGACATCGCCCTCCCGCTCCTGCGGCCGGCGCTCATGGCGCTGGCGGCGTTCGTCGCGTCGTACTTCGTCTCGCGGCTCGTGGGGTCGGACATCGCGATCCTCGAGGTGCTGGTCGGCTGCGCCGCGGCGGGCATCGTGGCGCTCCCCTTCTTCCTCATCCCCGGGTACCGGGCCGACGCGGCGTCGCTGTGGGCCTTCGTCGGCCGGATGCGCGGCAGCAAGAAGGGCACCCCGAAGGCCGAGGCCGACGAGAAGGATGCGGCGGACGAGGCACCCGTCGAGATGCTCCCGTACGAGCCCGAGACCTTCTCGGAGGCCGCGCTCGACGAGCCGATCGTCCGCGAGGACTTCGCCATGCCGCATCCGTCCGACGAGTCGGAGCGCACCCCGACCACGCGACGCGAACGCCGGCGCAACGACGGCTGACCGGCGCTACCAGGTCCAGATGCGCCGGAGGGTGGGCAGCTCGTAGTCGGGGATCGACTGCTGCCCCATGATCTGGTCGCGCGTCCACGACCCCACCGACGTGTCGGTGATCCAGCCGCCCGACGATGACGGCTGCTGCGTCCCCTGCGGGGCGTAGCTCAGCCGCGTGTTGTTCACGTGGGTGAACCCCATGCGCCCGATGGGTCCCGCCACGACCGAGTCGGTGAGCCGCACGTCCTGGCAGCCGCCGGCGAACGCGTTCGGTTCGCCCTGGTAGTCGCCGCTGCGGAGCGGGTAGACCCGCCACGGCAGCTGCCCCCCGAGGATCATGCAGTGCGTGTACTCGGCCCGGACGAGCTTGTCCTGCAGCAGCTCGGCAGCGTTCGACGAGCCGTAGTCGACGCAGTCGACGCTGGTGAACGGTCCGAACGCCCCGCTGCCGGTGCCCTCGAGCTGGATCGTGTCGCAGTGCGCGTTGCTGCCCGCGGGCTTGACCGAGGGGCCGAAGACGCAGCCGTGACGCGAGATGTTGACCATCTCGTTCGCCTCGGTGGGGCGCACGCCCACCGTGTCTTCGGCATTCTGGCGGAAGCCGACCACGAGCTCGTAGAACCCGAGGTCGCGCCCGCGGCGGGTGATGTTGATCGCGGCGAACCGGCTCCACCCGAGATGGATGGCGTAGCACTCGGTGAGGGCGACGCCCCCGTTGCCCGTGAAGCCGAAGAACGACAGTCGCGCGCACTTGTCGAAGCGGATGCCGCTGGCCGCGATCGTGACCGAGCCGAAGCCGTCGCGAGGCACGATCAGCACGTTCCGCGTCCACGACGAGTTGCCGATCCCCGCCAGCGCGGCACGCGCCGACGAGGTGTATCCCGACCCGGGAAGGGTTCCGGGCTTCACGCGCACCACCGCACCGGCGGCGACCTTCGCGGCGGTCAGACCGCTGATCTTGCGGGCGATGTCGACCCAGTCGCACTCCGCGACCAGCTCGGTCGCGGCCTTGTTGCCGGGCCAGGGCACCTCGGCGGGGAAGTGCGTGCCGTTGGGCCCGAACGACCTGAGGGTCGCCGGGCGGGCGCTGTTGGGCTCGGCGAGGGTCGAGCCGGTCACCGGCTCGGGGGAGCCCAGGCTCGGCGACGGGGTGGAGGAGGTGGTGCCCGATGGATCAGGGGCGGCCTCCGGCGCTGTGCACGCCACTGCCGTGGCGCCGACTCCCAGGAGGGCTGCCATCTTCATCATCGTTCTGCGGTCGAGATCCTGCATGGCGCTCCTCGGAGGGGTGGAGTGCGAATGGTGGTGGTGCGGTGATCTGAACGGAACGGTTGCTGGCACCTATCAGGTCGCCGAGCGTAACAGAGTCGAAGTCGGCGTGGGTGGCGAGTCCGCGCCGCGACAGTTCTTCCGCGATCTGCTTCTGGTGGTCGTCGATGTGCTCGCCGAAGCGAGGATCGCGCGAGAAGAGCACCGGATGCTTGCCGGCCTCCAGCGCCGTGAGGGCCGACCCCACGCCCGCATGGGAGATGACGAGGTCGGCTGCGGCGATCATCGATTTCAGCTCCCCGTGGGGGATGCTCGGCTGCGGCGGGATGCCGAGCCCCGCCATGTCGGCGTCGCCCGTCTGGTAGAAGACGTCCATCCCCTCGAGGAGGGGCGCGACCTTCTCGAAGAGCCGCCGGAACGGGAAGCCCTCCTGGGTGCCCACCATCACCACCGCGCGCCGGGGTTCGTGAGGCGGGTCGACGGGCGCGCCCGGGGCGAACTCGTCGAAGATCGAGCCGCGGTACATCCAGCGATCGTCGGCCCAGGCGGGGTACTGCGTGTAGGTGCGGATGCGCGGGAAGCGCGAGATGATCTTCCCCGTCATCGACGGCCCGTCGGCGCGCGCCGCACTCTCTATATAGTGCGTCGGGATGCCGCGGCGCGCCGCCTTCGGGAGGAACGCGACCGCCGGGCTCGACCCGGTGCTGATCGCCTCGACGAAGGTGTTCTCGGCGAAGACCTTGCGCGAGAGCAGCACGAGCTTCGCGAAGTTCTTCAGATCGCGCGGCGCGGTGAACGGCGCGTAGATCACGCGGCGCCCGCTCAGCAGCGACTCGCTCAGTCCGTTGCGGAAGGTGACCCAGACCTGCCGCTCGGGTGCGTAGCCGATGCGTTCGGCGAACCCCGCGAGTTGCCGCAGATGCCCTCCCCCGGAGCAGACGAGCAGCACATCCCCCTGTGCGCTCGTCGGACGTTCCTCGCTGTCCATGTGCTGCAATCCCCTCATTGCCGTTCCCCAGTTTCTTCGGCCCGCGGGTCCCCTAATCCCCGTCGAGCACCGCGTGCGCGGCCGTCAATCGCTGATGAGCGAAAGTATCTCTTTGTGTCTCGTCGTCCACGCGTTGGCGGTGATGAACGCCTGGCGCTTCGGCTCGTCCTCGATGCCCTGCGCGAGGGCGACGTCGACGAGGTCGATGAAGTCGGTGACGGTCTCCGCCAGGTGCACGCGGTCGCCGAAGTTGCGCACCGGACGCAGGTCGGTCGCGAGCACCGGTCGTCCGGCGGCCAGGTACTCGTACACCTTCAACGGGCTCATGGCCTCGGTGAGCGACGTGCGGCGGTGGGCGAGCAGAGTGAGCTCGCAGTTGCGCAGCACCGCGACGACCTCGGCGCGGCGCACCTCGCCCCGGATGTGCACGTTCGGCAAGCCGCGCAGACCCGCGATGTACTTCGGGTCGGGGGCCGGGCCGATGAGCACGATGTGCAGGTCGGGCCGGGCGCGTGCCAGCGCGTGGAGACCCTCGAGATCGAGGCGCGAGTCGAGCGTTCCCAGGTAGGCCGCGCGCGGCCCCGGGATGCGGTCGAACCAGGCCGGGGCGGCCGGCTGCGGGCCGAGCCACTCGCGGGGCTCGATGCCGTTGGGAACCACGCGATGCGGACCCGTCGGCTCGATGCGGTCGATGATCTCCTGCGAGACGGCGGCGACGGCCCGGCCGCTGCGCGCGATGCGGCGGTAGGCCTCGGCGTAGGCCGGCCAGTAGCGGCGTCGGCCGGGGGAGCTCAGCCAGTCGTCCCGGGCGTAGTACAGCGCGGAGCCCGCCCAGTCGAGCGAAGCGAAGCCGCCGACCAGCGGGCTGGCGGTGACGAAGAGCGGATGCTGCAGGTCTGCCGCCGATGCGGCTCGCTGCACGACGCGCTCGTACTGGCGATAGGTCTCGGCGATGGCGTCGACGTCGGTGGGGTCGGCCCGAGCGAGCCGGAGCGGGCTCACGTGGCGCAGCTTCTCGGTCTCCTGCGGACGGTGCGAGAAGTCGATGACGCGTCGCGCCCAGCCGGTGAGCCACGAGCGCCACGGGTCGGCCACGAGCAGCCGGCGCACGTCGGGGCTGTCGATGAGGGTCGTGACGAGGCGGTCGGGCGGGCGCATCATGCCCCGCTTCTGCGCGTCGGCGAACGACTCGTAGGAGAACGTGAAGACGAAGTCCCGCGTTCCGCCGGGTTGCGGAGTGGGGGCGGGGGGATTCGGGTCGGCGAGTGTCATGCGAGCTCTCTGATCACACGGGCCGGGGTGCCGGCGACGACGGTGCGGTCGGGTACGTCCGAGCGCACCACACTGTTGGCACCGACGACACTGCCGCGCCCGATGGTCACTCCGGGGAGCACCACCACGTTCTGTCCGAGCCACGCGCCGCGCTTGATGAGCACGGGGGCGACCCGGTCGATGGGTTGATCGCGCACGGGGACGTCGGCGTCGGCGAATCCGTGCGAATGGTCGGAGATGTAGCACCCGCGGGCGATGGCGACCGCTTCTTCGATCTCTACGCGGTGGACGGCCGAGATCGAGGTGGTGTTCATGCGCACCCTGTCGTGCAGCACGATGTTCGGTCCGGGCGCGTGCTGCGAGGGAACGATGAGCCACGAGCCGGCGCCGATGAGCACCCGGTCGCCGACGCTGATGTGCTCCGCTCCGGAGAGCCGCGTGGGCAGCAGGATGCGGGAGTTCGGTCCGAACGCCGCGAAGCCGGGGGCCGCGAGCTTGGTGAAGGCGAGGTCGCGCAGGCGCTGCGCGCGGATGAGGACGTCGAGGGTGGTGATCACCGGGTGGGCTCCTTCTCGACGGCGGAGACCGGGGCGAACGTCTCCACGGCGGGGTCGAACCCGGAGCCCGCCATGAGCGACGCGGTGATCGAGAGCAGGCGGTCGACGTAGTCGCGCTCGCTCAAGCCTCGACGCTCGGCGACGGCCGGGTCGGGGACGGATGCTGCGGACGCATGCTTCTCGAGGGCCGCGGCGAACGCGTCGACGTCGCCGTGGGGCACCAGAGTGGCATCGGCGTCGCGCAGGTACTCGCCGATGCCGCCGGCATCGGTGGCGACCACCGGCACGCCGGCGGAGACCGCCTCGATCGCGACGGTGCATCCCGAGGCGTGACGGTTCTCGGTCAGAGGGAGGGCGACGACGGCAGCCGTCCGATAGACCTCGGTGAGGATCTCGCGCTGGCGGTAGCTGTTGACCGTGACGTTCGCCGGCCACTCCAGACGCTTCACGTCTTCGGAGAGCGAGATGATCTCGATGCTCAGACCGGGAACGCGTTCGGCGACGGCCTTCATCAGATGCCAGTCGCGGTGACGGTCGTTGCCGATCACGAGCACCTTCGCCGGGTCTGCAGGAGCGCCGGTGCGGGGAGCGGCGAAGTGCGTGCCGAAAGGCACCCGCAGCACCTTCCGCCCGGGGACGCTGCGGAGGGAGTCCTCTTTATTGAGCGCGCTGAGGACGACCTCGACGTCGTGCGCCCTGAGCAGCCGCGTGAACGCGGCCCGTCGCAGCCAGGAGATGCGGGGCCACAGGTCCCAGAGCCACACCGACTGCGCGATGGTGTGGGCGCCGTAGCGGCGCGGGTTGAGGGTGCGCAGCAGTGCGACGGCGAGGTGCTCGCGTTCGGTGTGGGTCCAGACCACGTCGGCGCGCGTGAGGATGCCCCGGTTGCGCCAGACGTGCACGAAGTCGAATCCGAGCACTCGGCGGACCGTCATGCGCCACCACAGCGCCACGCGCCCCTCGGGGCGGTCGGTGGTCCACTCCATGTCGACGTGCGACTCGGCCCAGTGATACCCGTACGGAGTCGCGTCCGAGACCTCGCCCTGGGCGTGACGAACGCGCCACGCGATCGGATTCAATCCGTATCGCACGATCACGCCCACGCGTGTTGTCCCCATGTGGCTACCCCCCGGCAACGCCCCGATCCCCCGATCGCCGCTGGCTTAGCGTACCTCCTGTGCGCGCTACGTTGCGTGACGGCGATGTTTCGTTATGATGCGGGCCGAAGCGCGGCATCGAACGCGACGACCACCCCGCCGGCGACCTCGGGGCGGCGATCGCCGTAGTCGTGACCGGCGCCCTCGACGAGATAGGTCTCGGCCGATCCGCCGGCTTTGCGCCACTCGTGCTGGGTCTCCTCCGACCAGGCGGGGAGGGTCACGTCGTCGTCCTCGCCGTGGATGAGGATGAGCGGCTCGGTGGCGCGGTCGAAGAACGTGATCGGCGAGATGTCGGCCCAGTACTCCGGGTTGTCGTCGGGGGATCCGACCTCGTCGAGCAGTGCGTCGTCGGCGAACAGCGGCGCGGCCTCCGCGAGATCGGTCGTCGGCGCCGACATCGCGA
This portion of the Microbacterium hatanonis genome encodes:
- a CDS encoding acyltransferase → MITTLDVLIRAQRLRDLAFTKLAAPGFAAFGPNSRILLPTRLSGAEHISVGDRVLIGAGSWLIVPSQHAPGPNIVLHDRVRMNTTSISAVHRVEIEEAVAIARGCYISDHSHGFADADVPVRDQPIDRVAPVLIKRGAWLGQNVVVLPGVTIGRGSVVGANSVVRSDVPDRTVVAGTPARVIRELA
- a CDS encoding glycosyltransferase, with translation MDSEERPTSAQGDVLLVCSGGGHLRQLAGFAERIGYAPERQVWVTFRNGLSESLLSGRRVIYAPFTAPRDLKNFAKLVLLSRKVFAENTFVEAISTGSSPAVAFLPKAARRGIPTHYIESAARADGPSMTGKIISRFPRIRTYTQYPAWADDRWMYRGSIFDEFAPGAPVDPPHEPRRAVVMVGTQEGFPFRRLFEKVAPLLEGMDVFYQTGDADMAGLGIPPQPSIPHGELKSMIAAADLVISHAGVGSALTALEAGKHPVLFSRDPRFGEHIDDHQKQIAEELSRRGLATHADFDSVTLGDLIGASNRSVQITAPPPFALHPSEERHAGSRPQNDDEDGSPPGSRRHGSGVHSAGGRP
- a CDS encoding glycosyltransferase family 4 protein; this encodes MGTTRVGVIVRYGLNPIAWRVRHAQGEVSDATPYGYHWAESHVDMEWTTDRPEGRVALWWRMTVRRVLGFDFVHVWRNRGILTRADVVWTHTEREHLAVALLRTLNPRRYGAHTIAQSVWLWDLWPRISWLRRAAFTRLLRAHDVEVVLSALNKEDSLRSVPGRKVLRVPFGTHFAAPRTGAPADPAKVLVIGNDRHRDWHLMKAVAERVPGLSIEIISLSEDVKRLEWPANVTVNSYRQREILTEVYRTAAVVALPLTENRHASGCTVAIEAVSAGVPVVATDAGGIGEYLRDADATLVPHGDVDAFAAALEKHASAASVPDPAVAERRGLSERDYVDRLLSITASLMAGSGFDPAVETFAPVSAVEKEPTR
- a CDS encoding glycosyltransferase, with the translated sequence MTLADPNPPAPTPQPGGTRDFVFTFSYESFADAQKRGMMRPPDRLVTTLIDSPDVRRLLVADPWRSWLTGWARRVIDFSHRPQETEKLRHVSPLRLARADPTDVDAIAETYRQYERVVQRAASAADLQHPLFVTASPLVGGFASLDWAGSALYYARDDWLSSPGRRRYWPAYAEAYRRIARSGRAVAAVSQEIIDRIEPTGPHRVVPNGIEPREWLGPQPAAPAWFDRIPGPRAAYLGTLDSRLDLEGLHALARARPDLHIVLIGPAPDPKYIAGLRGLPNVHIRGEVRRAEVVAVLRNCELTLLAHRRTSLTEAMSPLKVYEYLAAGRPVLATDLRPVRNFGDRVHLAETVTDFIDLVDVALAQGIEDEPKRQAFITANAWTTRHKEILSLISD
- a CDS encoding lipopolysaccharide biosynthesis protein, giving the protein MSVPHNLAQRATRGIAVTMGGLWGRALLQTLSTIVLARLLTPADFGLIAMVGAVMGIAELVRDFGMTGAIIQAQNLSDRVWKSLMWLSALIGAVLAVVVALCAPLIALLYNEPRLVGVTLLMAPGVFLSGLVMPLQARATKDLRFGTLATLDVSTMFFGVIVGIITAWIGWGYWSLVAMAGAQFLVRLVVLWSIVRPQWGRPRIVRETWTLMGTGGSIFGAELLGYAEKNLDNVIIGAQLGPTALGQYSRAYALFLLPLQQMNGPLGRVALPVLSTLREDGERYRRYIRSAALVIGYLTLPTYAVAAGVAQPLVLLLLGPNWSVAATLFSLLAIAGFGQAIGRLRTWVYISLGHSHRQFVYDLVARPLIIGGYFFGLWWGGLNGLVITYGVMTLILLVPGFGFAIRGTFVKAADIALPLLRPALMALAAFVASYFVSRLVGSDIAILEVLVGCAAAGIVALPFFLIPGYRADAASLWAFVGRMRGSKKGTPKAEADEKDAADEAPVEMLPYEPETFSEAALDEPIVREDFAMPHPSDESERTPTTRRERRRNDG
- a CDS encoding glycosyltransferase, which encodes MTGPTVVIPAHDEASIIAAAVEPLAAAGLDVLVVANGCTDETAARASAAGARVIETREASKIVALNAALADVSAYPVAVVDADVTVSPADLRALAERLDADPVADVASPAMRVRPSRSWWVRQYYRVWALTDYRSSGHIGSGVYVLDAAGVARLGAFPDVIADDLYVQRLFAPAERLTPADLTFAVEAPGSIRALLARNTRIAAGNRELASRFPALAPASGATGARSLVKRVAPRPSLWAGFAIYAAVYLLAHRRAEALLAAHRPVAWNRDDTTRRASA